A single window of Candidatus Binatia bacterium DNA harbors:
- a CDS encoding type II toxin-antitoxin system RelE/ParE family toxin produces MVILETHAFTAAILELLSDEEYRLLQAALVARPDAGRLIRGTGGLRKVRWAAKGHGKRGGVRVIYYCHVAGDRLLMLLAYAKSQQGDLTPRQRAILRKIVETEYP; encoded by the coding sequence GTGGTTATTCTCGAAACGCATGCGTTTACGGCCGCAATCCTCGAACTGCTATCGGATGAGGAATACCGGCTGCTTCAGGCCGCGCTCGTTGCTCGTCCCGATGCGGGGCGCCTTATCCGGGGTACTGGAGGACTGCGGAAGGTCCGCTGGGCGGCAAAAGGACACGGCAAGCGGGGTGGTGTCCGCGTCATCTATTACTGTCACGTTGCGGGGGACCGGCTGCTGATGCTCTTGGCATATGCAAAGAGCCAGCAGGGTGATCTGACGCCGCGCCAGCGCGCCATCCTGCGCAAGATCGTCGAGACGGAGTACCCATGA
- a CDS encoding helix-turn-helix domain-containing protein encodes MKEELFHELLESVREGGAILRGERKPSRAFEYAEENVRSVRERYGLSQAKFAALMGISVATLRNWEQGRRQPEGSARVLLRVVARHPSAVLDVVGTSARGPSKRLQATAARASSLGRRRA; translated from the coding sequence ATGAAAGAAGAACTGTTTCACGAATTGCTGGAGAGCGTGCGAGAGGGCGGCGCGATCTTGCGGGGCGAGAGGAAGCCGTCGCGAGCCTTTGAGTACGCGGAGGAGAATGTGCGCTCGGTCCGCGAGCGTTACGGCCTCAGCCAAGCGAAGTTCGCCGCCCTGATGGGCATCAGCGTGGCGACGCTGCGGAACTGGGAACAGGGTCGCAGGCAGCCGGAAGGAAGCGCTCGCGTGCTGCTCCGTGTCGTCGCGCGGCACCCGAGCGCGGTGCTCGATGTCGTCGGGACATCGGCCCGCGGGCCGAGCAAGCGGCTGCAGGCGACGGCGGCGAGAGCCTCCAGCTTGGGGCGCCGCCGCGCCTGA